From the genome of Dermochelys coriacea isolate rDerCor1 chromosome 1, rDerCor1.pri.v4, whole genome shotgun sequence:
GTGGGTTACTCAAGCTACACAGAAATGTGGCATTCAAAGTGTTAAAACCCCAATGCCCTGAGTCAGGTTTTCTCAAGGGGTCCCATTTCTAGAGGTGCCATGTGCTCTGGGGCCgaccctgccaggggctgagCGAGAGGAGACCACACGGAATATCAGTGACTAGTTCCCCAATCGCCTCAGGTTTATTTACTACTGGAAATTTAATCATCAAATGCATTTTCAATGTCATGAGACAACAGAACTGCTGGTCTATGTTTCAACAAAGAGTAgagctgaggtgcaggaaagggaaGTGCAGTAGTGCTTGCATGACATTTAAACCTAACACCTGTTACATGAGCACGGATGAAGTAACTTGCACTCACCTGGATATAAGTACAAAACTAGTGTTTGCACTATTCACCCTTTTGTGACACCAGCACTTCCCATGCCCTGCTGAAGTAACTGTCTgttggtttaaagaaaaggagtacttgtggcaccttagagactaacaaatttattagagcataagctttcgtgagctacagctcacttcatcggatgcatttggtggaaaaaacagaggagagatttatatacacacacacagagaacatgaaacaatgggtttatcatacacactgtaaggagagtgatcacttaagataagccatcaccagcagcagggggggggaaggaggaaaacctttcatggtgacaagcaggtaggctaattccagcagttaacaagaatatcagaggaacagtggggggtggggtgggggggagaaataccatggggaaatagttttactttgtgtaatgactcatccattcccagtctctattcaagcctaagttaattgtatccagtttgcaaattaattccaattcagcagtctctcgttggagtctgtttttgaagcttttttgttgaagtatagccactcttaggtctgtgatcgagtgaccagagagattgaagtgttctccaactggtttttgaatgttataattcttgacgtctgatttgtgtccattcattcttttacgtagagactgtccagtttggccaaagtaaaactatttccccatggtatttctcccccccaccccaccccccactgttcctctgatattcttgttaactgctggaattagcctacctgcttgtcaccatggaaggttttcctcctttccccccccctgctgtgggtgatggcttatcttaagtgatcactctccttacagtgtgtatgataaacccattgtttcatgttctctgtgtgtgtgtatataaatctctcctctgttttttccaccaaatgcatccgatgaagtgagctgtagctcacgaaagcttatgctctaataaatttgttagtctctaaggtgccacaagtactccttttctttttgcgaatacagactaacacggctgctactctgaaacctgtctgttgGTTTGTAACTTACCAGATATCTACAGACTGTTGTATGGGGAGAGGATGCAGGTCCTGTGAGGATGATCTATCTCTTTAGATTCCGTCAACACTGGCCAGGCAAAGCACTTCAGCTTCTCCTGGAGAGATTCTTGCGGGTCAGAGTGTATCACTGGGAGAATTTGGTGAAGAAAAGTTAATAGAGCCCTGTTCGGATAGCATTTAcacatgtaaatctggagtgataCTTTTGAAGCCAATTTTATTGAATTCAGAATGTGGTCCTAAAATGTATCCCATATGCTGCAAAGACGCAGTGGTATAATTTGGATTCTCAGGAGTGGAGAAAATAAACAACAAGGCAATGAAACGTTTATAAATAGTTTCAATTCAGGACAGATAAATACAATGACCATTTTCACCGTGCAATTGCCATATGTTTCTACACATGTCATGATTCAATGGGCCAAATGCAGAAGTGGAGGTCCAAAAAGTGAGTCTGTGTGAAGGTCATAATTGTAAAATCACATAGTGCTTAAGTACTGTGGAACTCCCAGCCACAAGGTATCAATGGGGCCATGACCTTAGAAGCTTTCAAAGAGGGACTGGATGTgtttatggaaaaagaaaaggagtacttgtggcaccttagagactaacaaaatggGTAACCAGAAAATTCAATTACAGTAGTGAGGTTTACTTTAAAAGTATTGGAAGGGCTCTAAACCTTTCTGATTTGCACTACAAAATATGGCTAACTAGTGGGTGTCGGGAAAACTTGCTTTCGGAGCAGATTTTTTCAGAGCTCTCTATTGCAGGGCTTCTTCCACTTTCCTCTGAATcatcaataaggacaaatgcaaagtactccaattaggaaggaacaatcatatGCACATagagaatgggaaatgactgcctaggaaggagtactgtagaaagggatctgggggtcctaGTGAACCACaaggtaaatatgagtcaacagtgtaacattgttgcaaaaaaaagcaaacataattctgggatgtattagtaggagtgttgtaagcaagacatgaaaagtaattcttccactctactctgcaccgattaagcctcaactggagtattgtgtccagttctgggtgccacatttcaggaaagatatggacaagttggagagagtccagagaagagcaaaaaggaTGATTGGGGTctggaaaatatgacctatgaggtaaGATTGAAAGAAGTGGGTCTGTTtaatctgaaaaagagaagactaagaagggacataataacagttttcaacttgctaaaaggtggttacaaggaggaggaagaaaaatgtctctctttaaactctgatgataggacaagaaggaatgggcttaaattgcagcaagggaggcttaggttggacatcaggaaaatcttcctaactgtcagggtggtgaggcactggaataaattgcctagggaggttgtggaatctccctcattggacatttttaagagtaggttagacaagcacctgtcacGGATGGTCTAGATGGTGATGGTCCTGGCATGcacgcaggggactggacttgatgagctctcgaggtcctttccagttctatgattctataatctggaactggccactgggctagatggattaaaggcctgatccagtctggcagcaTGTGTCTTCCTGTCTGTGGTGTAAACCCAAGACTATGTTTTTGCTGATTCTCCTTGAGCTCCTGGGAGTCTCTAGACTTGCAATGAGTGCAGAAAAATGTGTCATTAAATATCATCtagtctcctgttctttttcttttcaggaaGGAGAGTTCAAAACTCCTGGGACCTTCCCAGTCCATGATGTCAGCTGTAAATGACACCAAATTCAGCTCTGCAGTGTTCCTTCTCACCGCGATACCTGGGCAAAAAGACGTCTATCTCTGGATATCTGTCCCCTTCTGCTTAATATATGTTATTTCAATAGTAGGAAATTCAGTCATTCTGTTCACTATAAAAACAGATCCAAGCCTCCATGAGCCTatgtacattttcctttccatgttgGCTGTCACAGACCTTGGCTTATCGATAGCCACCATACCGACAATATTAGGCATATTGTGGTTTAACTCTAGGGAGATCAGTTTCAATGCCTGTTTAGCACAGCTCTTCTTCATCCACTCGTTTTCATTCATTGAATCCTCTGTGCTCCTGTCTATGGCCTTTGACCGCTTTGTTGCGATTCGTGACCCTCTGAGATATGCTTCTATTTTAACCCCACCGAGAATAGCCAAGATTGGACTGGTGTTTGTGCTAAGAGGAGTGGCCTTAATATTCCCAATTCCCTTTCTCCTAAAACGGTTCCAGTACTGTCAAGCCAATGTCCTCTCCCATGCCTACTGTCTGCACCAGGATGTTATGAAGATGGCTTGTTCAGACTTCACGGTCAACAGCATCTATGGCTTGTTCATAATAATCTCCACAGTGGGTTTGGACTCACTGCTTATCCTCCTATCTTATGTAATGATCCTCAAAACAGTGCTAAGCATTGCGTGCCACGCGGAACGTGTCAGGGCCCTGAACACCTGcgtctcccacctctgtgctgtCCTGCTCTTCTACCTGCCAATGATTGGCCTGTCTGTGATACACAGATTTGGGAAGGGCTCCTCTCCCTTGCCTCAGATTTTCCTGGGTTACATCTACTTGCTGGTCCCACCCCTGATTAACCCAATTGTGTACAGTGTGAAAAGCAGACATCTTCGTGTGAGGATAATCAGGGTGTTCGTCAAGTGAAGGTTCAGTTCATCACCAGGCTTCAGCGCTGGTGACAGAGGAGACAAAAATCACAGGCTATCTATTCCATCCTGGACCCTTACACCTGAGATGACATGCGTTACTGATCTTCTCTCTATATACAGAGGTTCAGACAGGTTCTAAGGCTTGTGGCCAGCAGAGAGACACTGATGTTGGAGGACAGGGCACTGCGGGAAGGAGACCAAGGCAGGTAGCAGCATTTACTAAGTGACTGTGTCCATGGAGAGCCAGGGATCCTGTAGGATTTTGGCCCATTAAGAGCTGTATCGGTTGCTGCTGTGACCTTAGATTTTATGTCAATGCAGTCAATAAAGAGAAGGG
Proteins encoded in this window:
- the LOC119849778 gene encoding olfactory receptor 51G2-like; this encodes MMSAVNDTKFSSAVFLLTAIPGQKDVYLWISVPFCLIYVISIVGNSVILFTIKTDPSLHEPMYIFLSMLAVTDLGLSIATIPTILGILWFNSREISFNACLAQLFFIHSFSFIESSVLLSMAFDRFVAIRDPLRYASILTPPRIAKIGLVFVLRGVALIFPIPFLLKRFQYCQANVLSHAYCLHQDVMKMACSDFTVNSIYGLFIIISTVGLDSLLILLSYVMILKTVLSIACHAERVRALNTCVSHLCAVLLFYLPMIGLSVIHRFGKGSSPLPQIFLGYIYLLVPPLINPIVYSVKSRHLRVRIIRVFVK